A part of Astatotilapia calliptera chromosome 15, fAstCal1.2, whole genome shotgun sequence genomic DNA contains:
- the LOC113006405 gene encoding NLR family CARD domain-containing protein 3-like: protein MCPVMLCEGLGSAMDQCGEHESRTKLQRKIKHHKRDSPVPSCVSMESDWSKGKHVNFKDGHHPADPRRSLQQRPHSPVSSSVSMQSEWSKGPHVDFKHEQRSDLGKILQQRPHSSVFSSVSMKSDRSKGPHVDFKHEQSPDDARKVRQQQRSPVSSSVSMQSERSKGPHVDFKHEQKSDQGKIRQWQQHSSVSSSVSMQSERSKGPHVDFKHEQRPDDLGVQHAQQNQKDLDSIFTKLEKSIISFVKDELKKFQRILSPDDSVGLESEREDGEDVEERRSSRESFLKITLYFLRRMKEKELADHLQSRTHNTVCQYKLKSSLKTKFECVFEGIAKAGNPTLLNQIYTELYVTEGGTAEASDEHEVRQIETASRKPDRPEATIRQEDIFKASPVKDKPIRTVLTKGVAGIGKTVLTQKFTLDWAEDKANQDIQFMFPFTFRELNVLKEKKFTLVELVHHFFTETKEAGIWSFEDFQVVFIFDGLDECRLPLDFHKTKIITDPRKSTSVDVLLTNLIRGKLLPSARLWITTRPAAANQILSQCVHRVTEVRGFTDPQKEEYFRKRFKEKEQANRIISHIKKSRSLHIMCHIPVFCWITATVLEDVLKTREGGQLPKTLTEMYIHFLVVQAKMKKVKYDEGTETDQHWSPESRKMIECLGKLAFDQLQKGNLIFYESDLTECGIDIRAASVYSGVFTQIFKEERGLYQNKVFCFIHLSVQEFLAALHVHLIFSNSGVNMLEDQIASKKPKVFKNKCSLKLLHQIAVDKALQSPNGHLDLFLRFLLGLSLLNSQNLLRGLQKTVGSECNQKTAKYIKKKISENEATEQNINLFHCLNELNDCSLVEEIQQFLSSGSLSTDKLSSAQWSALVFILLSSDEDLDIFDLKKYSASEEALLRLLPVVKASNRALLGGCHLSGGTWKDLSSILQFSSLKELDLSNNDLQDSGMLQLSVGLKSAHCKLEILRMAVCKLSWRSSETLSTVLCSESCSLRELDLSNNDLQDSGVRGLLAGLESPHCKLETLSLSGCLIRYDGCASLAAALRSNPSHLRKLDLSYNHPGDSGVGLLSTGLKNPLWRLGILKVENCGEQRLKPGLRKYACELTLDRNTAHRKLKLSENDRKVMLVGEKEQTYPNHPDRFDRREQLLCSNRLTGRCYWEVEWRGEVDIAVSYRGIKRKGNSEDCKFGMNDQSWCLRCSDGGFSVCHDNKIRSVPPSSVSNRVAVYVDYPAGSLSFYRVSSDKMIQIHTFETTFTEPLYAGFGFVFGLGVESLMLSIDSSVSLCSV, encoded by the exons ATGTGTCCTGTGATGTTGTGTGAAGGTTTGGGATCTGCTATGGATCAGTGCGGGGAACATGAGAGTCGAACCAAACtgcagag GAAGATCAAACACCACAAACGGGACTCGCCTGTACCCAGTTGTGTCTCCATGGAGAGCGATTGGTCCAAGGGCAAACATGTTAACTTCAAAGATGGACATCACCCTGCTGATCCAAG GAGGAGCCTGCAGCAGAGACCACACTCGCCTGTATCCAGCAGCGTGTCCATGCAGAGTGAGTGGTCCAAGGGTCCACATGTCGACTTTAAACATGAACAGAGGTCTGACCTTGG GAAGATCCTACAGCAGAGACCACACTCTTCTGTATTCAGCAGTGTGTCCATGAAGAGCGATCGGTCCAAGGGTCCACATGTCGACTTTAAACATGAACAGAGCCCTGATGATGCAAG GAAGGTCAGACAACAGCAGCGCTCTCCTGTATCTAGCAGTGTGTCCATGCAGAGCGAGCGGTCCAAGGGTCCACATGTTGACTTTAAACATGAACAGAAGTCTGACCAAGG GAAGATCAGACAATGGCAGCAGCACTCTTCTGTATCCAGCAGTGTGTCCATGCAGAGTGAGCGGTCCAAGGGTCCACATGTTGACTTTAAACATGAACAGAGGCCTGATGATCTGGG AGTTCAGCATGCCCAGCAGAATCAAAAAGACCTCGACTCCATCTTCACT AAACTCGAGAAGAGCATCATCAGTTTTGTGAAGGATGAGCTGAAAAAATTTCAGAGGATTCTGAGCCCAGATGACTCAGTCGGAttggagagtgagagagaggatGGTGAAGAtgtggaggagaggaggagcagcagagaaTCATTTCTGAAAATCACACTTTACTTCTTGAGAAGAATGAAAGAGAAGGAGCTGGCCGACCATCTCCAGAGCA gaACTCATAATACTGTGTGTCAATATAAGCTGAAGTCTAGCCTAAAGACAAAATtcgagtgtgtgtttgaggggatcgctaaagcaggaaacccaacccttctgaatcagatctacacagagctctacgtcacagagggagggactgcagaggccagtgatgaacatgaggtcagacagattgaaacagcatccaggaaaccagacagaccagaagcaacaatcagacaagaagacatctttaaagcctcacctgtTAAAGACaagccaatcagaacagtgctgacaaagggagtggctggcattgggaaaacagtcctaacacagaagttcactctggactgggctgaagacaaagccaaccaggacatccagttcatgtttccattcactttcagagagctgaatgtgctgaaagagaaaaagttcaccttggtggaacttgttcatcacttctttactgaaaccaaagaagcaggaatctggagctttgaagacttccaggttgtgttcatctttgatggtctggatgagtgtcgacttcctctggacttccacaaaactaaaatcatcactgaccctagaaagtccacctcagtggatgtgctaCTGACAAATCTCATCAGGGGAAAGCTGCTTCCTtctgctcgcctctggataaccacaagacctgcagcagccaatcagattctTTCCCAGTGTGTTCACAGGGTGACAGAGGtaagagggttcactgacccacagaaggaggagtacttcagaaAGAGATTCAAAGAAAAGGAGCAGGCCAACAGGATtatctcccacatcaagaaatcacgaagcctccacatcatgtgccacatcccagtcttctgctggatcactgctacagttctggaagatgtgctgaaaaccagagagggaggacagctgcccaagaccctgactgagatgtacatccacttcctggtggttcaggccaaaatgaagaaggtcaagtatgaCGAGGGAACTGAAACAGATCAgcactggagtccagagagcaggaagatgatcgagtgtctgggaaaactggcttttgatcagctgcagaaaggaaacctgatcttctatgaatcagacctgacagagtgtggcattgACATCAgggcagcctcagtgtactcaggagtgttcacacagatctttaaagaggagagaggactgtaccagaacaaggtgttctgctttatccatctgagtgttcaggagtttctggctgctcttcatgtccatcttATATTTAGCAACTCTGGGGTCAACATGCTGGAAGATCAAATTGCTTCTAAGAAGCCTAaggtctttaaaaacaaatgtagtCTAAAACTCCTTCATCAGATTGCTGTGgacaaggccttacagagtccaaatggacacctggacttgttcctccgcttcctccttGGGCTATCACTGCTGAACAGTCAGAATCTCTTAAGAGGACTCCAGAAAACAGTAGGTTCAGAGTGCAATCAGAAAACAGCCAAGTATATAAAGAAAAAGATCAGCGAAAATGAGGCTACTGAGCAAAacatcaatctgttccactgtctgaatgaactgaatgattgttctctagtggaggagattCAACAGTTCCTGAGTTCAGGAAGTCTCTCTACAGATAAATTGTCttctgctcagtggtcagctctggtcttcatcttactgtcatcagatgAAGATCTGGACAtatttgacttgaagaaatactctgcttcagaaGAAGCTCTTCTAAGGCTACTcccagtggtcaaagcctccaacaGAGCTCT GCTAGGTGGTTGTCACCTGTCAGGGGGAACCTGGAAAGATCTTTCCTCAATTCTCCAATTTTCTAGTCTgaaagagctggacctgagtaacaatGACCTACAAGATTCAGGAATGCTGCAGCTATCTGTGGGACTGAAGAGTGCACACTGTAAACTGGAGATTCTCAG GATGGCTGTGTGCAAACTGTCGTGGAGAAGCAGTGAAACCCTGTCCACAGTTCTCTGCTCTGAGTCCTGTAGCCTGAGAGAGCTGGATCTGAGTAACAATGACTTGCAGGATTCTGGCGTAAGAGGGTTGTTAGCTGGACTGGAGAGCCCACACTGTAAACTTGAAACTCTTAG CCTCTCAGGTTGTCTAATCAGATATGACGGCTGTGCTTCTCTGGCTGCAGCTCTGAGATCTAACCCCTCCCATCTTAGAAAGCTAGACCTAAGTTACAATCATCCAGGAGATTCAGGAGTGGGACTGCTGTCCACTGGACTGAAAAATCCACTCTGGAGACTGGGCATTCTGAA ggTGGAAAACTGTGGAGAGCAAAGGTTAAAACCCGGTCTGAGAAAAT ACGCCTGTGAACTTACACTGGacagaaacacagcacacagaaagctgAAACTTTCTGAAAACGACAGAAAAGTAATGCTGGTAGGAGAGAAGGAGCAGACTTATCCCAATCACCCAGACAGATTTGACCGTAGGGAGCAGCTCTTGTGCAGTAATcgtctgactggtcgctgttactgggaggtggagtggagaggAGAAGTTGACATAGCCGTAAGTTACAGAGGAATAAAACGGAAAGGAAACAGTGAAGACTGCAAGTTTGGAATGAATGATCAGTCGTGGTGTCTGCGATGCTCTGATGGTGGCTTCTCCGTCTGCCATGATAACAAAATCAGATCAGTCCCTCCCTCTTCGGTctctaacagagtagcagtgtatgtggattATCCTGCTGGCagtctgtccttctacagagtctcctctgacaaaATGATCCAAATCCACACCTTCGAAACCACATTCACTGAACCTCTGTATGCTGGGTTCGGTTTTGTGTTTGGGTTGGGCGTTGAGTCTTTGATGCTGTCAATTgactcctctgtgtctctgtgttcagTATAG
- the allc gene encoding allantoicase: MAERRMARKACAEPDFLQFNDLGCETVGGKVIFATDEWFAPARNLLKREPPQFITSAFTEFGKWMDGWETRRKRTPGHDWCIIQLGVPGLIHGFDVDTSFFTGNHSPYISIQAGCLDQESPFTLEGDRTGMAASDSQMAAVAKLGSEVWPELVSVSQLQPGYSDCCHNYFKVSFSRRVTHLRLNMYPDGGIARLRVYGVGLRDWSSVSTDQDVDLVALTNGGVCLGYSDAHFGHPRNMIGLGRAANMADGWETARRLDRPKKLQADQRGILQVPGWEWAVFRLGHPGLISSVEVDTNHFKGNFPDSCRIEACTLTPEEKAQCIGSRWNSGKWRVLLPPQKLRPHHIHHYGKMELKLSHPVTHVRLIIAPDGGISRLRLWGRPIPFTATLASSRSTLIIFHLPANTLTPTSNDSPGHLSFE; encoded by the exons ATGGCGGAGAGGAGGATGGCAAGAAAGGCGTGTGCAGAGCCCGACTTCCTGCAGTTCAACGATCTGGGCTGTGAGACGGTCGGAGGGAAG gtaaTTTTTGCCACAGACGAATGGTTTGCCCCAGCAAGAAACCTGCTGAAG AGAGAGCCGCCACAGTTCATCACATCTGCCTTCACCGAGTTTGGAAAGTGGATGGACGGATGGGAGACGAGGAGGAAGAGAACACCTG GGCACGACTGGTGCATTATCCAGCTGGGAGTCCCAGGTTTGATCCATGGCTTTGATGTCGACACGTCCTTCTTCACAGGAAACCACTCACCCTACATCTCCATCCAGGCCGGCTGTCTGG ACCAGGAGTCTCCTTTCACCCTGGAAGGAGACCGAACTGGCATGGCTGCCTCCGATAGTCAGATGGCAGCTGTTGCCAAG CTGGGATCAGAGGTGTGGCCAGAGCTGGTTAGTGTGTCGCAGCTGCAGCCTGGATACTCGGACTGCTGCCATAACTACTTCAAAGTCAGCTTCAGCAGGAGAGTGACACACCTGCGCCTCAACATGTAcccag ATGGAGGCATAGCCAGACTGCGGGTGTACGGTGTTGGGCTGAGGGACTGGTCATCTGTCTCCACTGATCAGGATGTTGACCTAGTGGCTCTGACCAATGGAGGAGTCTGCCTCGGCTACAGTGACGCCCACTTTGGGCATCCACGCAATATGATTG GACTTGGTCGAGCTGCCAACATGGCCGATGGATGGGAAACGGCCCGCAGACTGGACCGACCCAAAAAACTGCAG GCAGACCAGCGTGGGATCCTGCAGGTTCCCGGCTGGGAGTGGGCGGTGTTTCGTCTCGGTCATCCCGGACTGATCAGCAGCGTTGAGGTCGACACCAACCACTTCAAAG GAAACTTCCCAGACTCATGCAGGATCGAGGCATGCACTTTGACCCCTGAGGAGAAGGCTCAGTGTATCGGCAGTAGGTGGAATTCTGGGAAATGGAGGGTCCTTCTCCCTCCTCAGAAG ctccgccCTCATCACATTCATCACTACGGCAAGATGGAGCTGAAACTGAGCCATCCTGTCACCCACGTCCGACTTATCATCGCTCCGGACGGAGGAATCAGCCGCCTCCGTCTGTGGGGTCGACCCATACCATTCACTGCAACTCTGGCCA GCTCAAGGTCAACTTTAATCATCTTCCACCTTCCAGCCAACACCCTGACCCCCACCTCCAATGATTCTCCAGGACATTTGTCCTTTGAATGA
- the LOC113006771 gene encoding uncharacterized protein LOC113006771 produces MAAADPSADSELEYLCLAHLNICGLRNKHPDVEKILTDSNIHVLALTETHLDNSVKNSELHIEKFRFYRKDRNSNGGGVCFYIHDHMTVIQRYDLDHKDLEMIWVEIYLPDTRPVLVGCCYRPSGSKIDYLIKICRKIEMVSNEDKDIFLLGDFNFDWSKESTKKTRIDFVSSVCGLTQIVKKPARAHVTNSRSTSKYIDHIYTNIPALCSEPDGHQVKSISNHKLITATVRRRVPRSRNSETDPLSEPLKSPPVLSEVSPSEFLIKKKIMENKHCSLEFRKVEDKEVERLMSDVDAYVLQAAAPSISAPICHILNSCIHRGKFPSENLESCVFRPDPILEKVLLQQMQGYFYNNELFTHHQTLGDITDHWLTELKKKRKVGVVFIDFSSSSDVISPNLLLPKLKSYHFSDSAISIMRSFLSDGNSCSCRWTDTHCEMPRGSCMTHFLFSVYTNDLKVALKSAHVVVSNSKLMMYHSEKKHQDLQELLRDESEIVRGWLRENSMVLKTFTSTVIRTTTQVKKIQTLLRATLSVNVQEFNWIGILGVLLHDAPHLVWTS; encoded by the coding sequence ATGGCCGCTGCAGATCCCTCAGCTGACTCTGAACTCGAGTATTTATGTTTAGCTCATCTGAACATATGTGGTCTTAGGAATAAGCATCCTGACGTTGAGAAAATATTAACAGATTCTAACATTCATGTGCTGGCGTTAACTGAAACTCATTTAGACAACAGTGTTAAAAACTCTGAACTACATATAGAGAAATTCAGGTTTTACAGGAAGGATAGAAACAGtaatggaggtggtgtctgtTTCTATATTCACGATCACATGACAGTTATTCAGCGGTATGACTTGGATCACAAAGATCTCGAGATGATCTGGGTTGAGATTTACCTTCCAGATACCAGACCAGTGTTAGTGGGATGTTGTTACAGACCATCAGGCAGCAAAAtagattatttaattaaaatctgCAGAAAAATAGAAATGGTGTCAAATGAAGACAAAGACATTTTCCTTCTGGGAGACTTTAACTTTGACTGGTCGAAAGAGTCTACAAAAAAGACAAGGATTGATTttgtctcctctgtgtgtggACTGACCCAGATCGTAAAAAAGCCTGCCAGGGCGCACGTGACAAATTCACGATCCACATCAAAATATATTGATCACATCTACACAAATATTCCAGCGCTCTGCTCAGAACCAGACGGTCACCAAGTTAAATCAATCAGTAATCATAAGCTCATCACTGCCACTGTACGAAGAAGAGTCCCCAGAAGCAGAAACTCAGAAACAGATCCCCTCAGTGAACCCTTAAAGTCTCCTCCTGTTCTTTCTGAAGTGTCTCCATCAGAGTTTCTTATTAAAAAGAAGATcatggaaaacaaacactgttctcTTGAGTTTAGGAAAGTTGAGGATAAGGAAGTTGAGAGGTTGATGTCCGACGTTGATGCTTATGTTCTACAAGCTGCAGCTCCATCCATCTCTGCTCCCATATGTCACATCCTGAACTCGTGCATCCACCGCGGCAAGTTCCCATCAGAGAATCTTGAGAGCTGCGTATTCCGTCCTGATCCGATCCTGGAGAAAGTACTCCTCCAGCAGATGCAGGGATACTTTTATAACAATGAACTTTTCACTCATCATCAAACTCTTGGTGACATAACTGATCATTGGCTCacagaactgaaaaaaaaaagaaaagttggagTTGTATTCATAGATTTCAGTTCgtcctctgatgtcatcagtccTAATCTGCTGCTTCCCAAACTGAAGTCTTACCATTTCTCAGATTCGGCCATTTCTATAATGAGAAGTTTTCTCTCTGATGGAAACAGCTGCTCATGTCGCTGGACAGACACTCACTGTGAGATGCCACGAGGAAGCTGCATGACTCACTTCCTGTTCTCTGTTTATACAAACGATCTGAAAGTTGCTTTAAAAAGTGCTCATGTTGTTGTGAGTAACAGTAAGCTGATGATGTATCACTCAGAAAAAAAGCACCAGGATTTACAGGAATTGTTGAGAGATGAATCAGAAATTGTGCGTGGCTGGCTCAGAGAAAACAGCATGGTTTTAAAGACGTTCACATCAACAGTAATCAGAACCACGACGCAGgtgaagaaaatacaaacactcCTCAGAGCCACACTCAGTGTAAATGTGCAAGAGTTTAACTGGATCGGAATATTAGGAGTTTTACTGCACGATGCTCCTCATCTGGTTTGGACATCTTAA